The proteins below are encoded in one region of Papio anubis isolate 15944 chromosome 19, Panubis1.0, whole genome shotgun sequence:
- the HSBP1L1 gene encoding heat shock factor-binding protein 1-like protein 1 produces MDARGPEAPGGRALRDAAENLFQELQEHFQALTATLNLRMEEMGNRIEDLQKNVSDLMVQAGIENSIKQQMLKI; encoded by the exons ATGGACGCGCGGGGCCCTGAAGCCCCCGGCGGGCGCGCGCTGCGGGATGCG GCAGAAAATCTATTTCAGGAACTTCAGGAACATTTTCAAGCTCTGACTGCAACATTAAACCTCAGAA TGGAAGAAATGGGAAACCGCATCGAGGACTTACAGAAGAATGTCAGTGACTTAATGGTGCAAGCTGGCATTGAAAATTCTATTAAACAACAAATG CTGAAGATCTAA
- the TXNL4A gene encoding thioredoxin-like protein 4A isoform X2 yields MLLARKQILCVNVKNFAVIYLVDITEVPDFNKMYELYDPCTVMFFFRNKHIMIDLGTGNNNKINWAMEDKQEMVDIIETVYRGARKGRGLVVSPKDYSTKYRY; encoded by the exons ATGCTCTTAGCTAGGAAACAGATTTTATGTGTTAAT gTTAAAAATTTTGCAGTTATTTATCTTGTGGATATTACAGAAGTACCTGACTTCAACAAAATGTATGAGTTGTACGATCCTTGTACCGTCATGTTTTTCTTCAG GAACAAGCACATCATGATTGACTTGGGGACTGGCAACAACAACAAGATTAACTGGGCCATGGAGGACAAGCAGGAGATGGTCGACATCATAGAGACTGTGTACCGCGGGGCCCGCAAAGGCCGCGGCCTGGTGGTGTCCCCCAAGGACTACTCCACCAAGTACCGCTACTGA
- the TXNL4A gene encoding thioredoxin-like protein 4A isoform X1 encodes MSYMLPHLHNGWQVDQAILSEEDRVVVIRFGHDWDPTCMKMDEVLYSIAEKVKNFAVIYLVDITEVPDFNKMYELYDPCTVMFFFRNKHIMIDLGTGNNNKINWAMEDKQEMVDIIETVYRGARKGRGLVVSPKDYSTKYRY; translated from the exons ATGTCGTACATGCTCCCGCACCTGCACAACGGCTGGCAGGTGGACCAGGCCATTCTCTCCGAGGAGGACCGCGTGGTCGTCATCCGCTTCGGCCACGACTGGGACCCCACCTGCATGAAGATGGACGAGGTCCTCTACAGCATCGCCGAGAAG gTTAAAAATTTTGCAGTTATTTATCTTGTGGATATTACAGAAGTACCTGACTTCAACAAAATGTATGAGTTGTACGATCCTTGTACCGTCATGTTTTTCTTCAG GAACAAGCACATCATGATTGACTTGGGGACTGGCAACAACAACAAGATTAACTGGGCCATGGAGGACAAGCAGGAGATGGTCGACATCATAGAGACTGTGTACCGCGGGGCCCGCAAAGGCCGCGGCCTGGTGGTGTCCCCCAAGGACTACTCCACCAAGTACCGCTACTGA
- the TXNL4A gene encoding thioredoxin-like protein 4A isoform X3, giving the protein MYELYDPCTVMFFFRNKHIMIDLGTGNNNKINWAMEDKQEMVDIIETVYRGARKGRGLVVSPKDYSTKYRY; this is encoded by the exons ATGTATGAGTTGTACGATCCTTGTACCGTCATGTTTTTCTTCAG GAACAAGCACATCATGATTGACTTGGGGACTGGCAACAACAACAAGATTAACTGGGCCATGGAGGACAAGCAGGAGATGGTCGACATCATAGAGACTGTGTACCGCGGGGCCCGCAAAGGCCGCGGCCTGGTGGTGTCCCCCAAGGACTACTCCACCAAGTACCGCTACTGA